One window of Halopseudomonas maritima genomic DNA carries:
- a CDS encoding aminotransferase class V-fold PLP-dependent enzyme, with protein MSKLVPAIDPEGLLEYSVVFTDRSLNHMSQTFQQVMRDISTTLKSVYNAHAVAVVPGGGTYGMEAVARQFAQDKQCLVIRNGWFSYRWSQIFEMGRIPANEVVLKAAKSDNSQQPAFSPAPIDQVVAEIRASKPDLVFAPHVETAAGIILPDDYLRAVADAVHEVGGLFVLDCIASGTVWVDMQACGIDVLISAPQKGWSASPCSALVMFSERAEQVLEQTTSNSFAADLKKWRQIMQAYENGGHAYHATMPTDALKAFRDTMLETRDYGFDKVKQEQLALGTAVRGLMQELGYKSVAADGFGAPGVVVSYTDNDAIQSGKAFAPLGLQTAAGVPLMCDEPEGFKTFRLGLFGLDKLHNPERTVATLREAFAAL; from the coding sequence GTGTCCAAACTGGTCCCTGCCATCGACCCTGAAGGCCTGCTCGAATACTCAGTTGTCTTCACCGACCGCTCGCTCAATCACATGTCCCAGACCTTCCAGCAGGTCATGCGCGACATTTCCACAACGCTCAAGAGCGTTTACAACGCCCACGCGGTTGCGGTGGTTCCCGGCGGCGGCACCTACGGCATGGAGGCAGTTGCCCGTCAGTTCGCCCAGGACAAGCAGTGTCTGGTCATCCGCAACGGCTGGTTCAGCTACCGTTGGAGCCAGATCTTCGAGATGGGCCGCATCCCGGCCAACGAAGTGGTGCTCAAGGCTGCCAAGTCTGACAACAGCCAGCAACCGGCCTTTTCACCCGCGCCGATCGACCAGGTGGTTGCCGAGATCCGCGCCAGCAAGCCCGACCTGGTGTTCGCCCCGCACGTTGAAACCGCTGCCGGCATCATCCTGCCCGACGACTACCTGCGCGCCGTAGCTGATGCCGTGCACGAGGTTGGCGGCCTGTTCGTGCTGGACTGCATTGCCTCCGGCACGGTCTGGGTCGACATGCAGGCCTGCGGTATCGACGTGCTGATCAGCGCGCCGCAGAAGGGCTGGAGCGCCTCGCCGTGCAGCGCACTGGTGATGTTCAGCGAGCGTGCCGAGCAGGTGTTGGAGCAAACCACCAGCAACAGCTTTGCCGCCGACCTGAAGAAATGGCGGCAAATCATGCAGGCCTACGAAAATGGTGGTCACGCTTACCACGCCACCATGCCCACCGACGCCCTCAAGGCGTTCCGCGACACCATGCTGGAAACCCGCGACTACGGCTTCGACAAGGTCAAGCAGGAGCAGCTGGCCCTCGGTACTGCAGTACGCGGCCTGATGCAGGAGCTGGGCTACAAAAGCGTTGCCGCCGACGGGTTTGGCGCGCCGGGCGTGGTGGTCAGCTATACCGATAACGACGCCATCCAGAGCGGCAAGGCCTTCGCCCCCCTCGGCCTGCAGACCGCCGCCGGCGTACCGCTGATGTGTGACGAGCCAGAAGGCTTCAAAACCTTCCGCCTGGGCCTGTTCGGCCTAGACAAGCTGCACAACCCCGAGCGCACCGTCGCCACGCTGAGAGAGGCTTTTGCTGCGCTGTAG
- a CDS encoding DUF4334 domain-containing protein translates to MNKTAPTLSAPGLDAALSTGALAGEAEERFVQMINSGEAYPAETLMPLFKQLEPVSLELMLGTWRGGKFDGGAEPDPLNWYGKRFTSVNDVEPILYPGPDGALQNYDKLGRAQIREMVFGGRVSAALIYDQQPIIDYFRKVNDDLVIGLGDIKGKPLEFFFHLTRDAQ, encoded by the coding sequence ATGAACAAGACAGCACCAACCCTGAGTGCGCCGGGCCTGGACGCAGCGCTCAGCACCGGCGCGCTGGCCGGCGAGGCCGAAGAGCGCTTTGTGCAGATGATCAACAGCGGCGAAGCCTACCCGGCCGAGACCCTGATGCCGCTGTTCAAACAACTGGAGCCGGTCAGCCTGGAGCTCATGCTGGGCACCTGGCGCGGCGGCAAGTTTGACGGCGGTGCCGAGCCGGACCCGCTGAACTGGTACGGCAAGCGCTTCACCAGCGTCAACGACGTTGAGCCCATCCTCTATCCCGGCCCGGACGGCGCCCTGCAAAACTACGACAAGCTTGGCCGCGCGCAGATCCGCGAGATGGTCTTTGGCGGCAGGGTATCGGCGGCGCTGATCTATGACCAGCAGCCGATTATCGACTACTTCCGCAAGGTCAACGATGACCTGGTCATCGGCCTGGGCGACATCAAGGGCAAGCCGCTGGAGTTTTTCTTTCACCTGACGCGCGACGCGCAATAA
- a CDS encoding TetR/AcrR family transcriptional regulator, whose protein sequence is MTTPTRPKPNARPRIKDKRSAILRAALAVFAEGGVNGVPMPALANKAGVGTGTIYRYFSSKDVLVNQLFREQRQFKRDLLFDGLDRTLDAEAQFRLVWQRMIRYSREHPDTYRFLEMQDHRPYLDSESRQLEQRFFAPLVSQYRDYQAQGVYRSDLRAEVLMAMVWGCFANLIKCEREGLLTLEQADLDAACTTCWSMLTG, encoded by the coding sequence ATGACAACTCCGACACGCCCCAAGCCCAACGCCCGTCCACGCATCAAGGACAAGCGGTCGGCCATTCTGCGTGCTGCCCTGGCGGTGTTTGCCGAGGGTGGCGTCAACGGTGTTCCCATGCCTGCGCTGGCCAACAAGGCCGGCGTGGGTACCGGCACCATCTATCGCTACTTCAGCAGCAAGGACGTTCTGGTCAACCAGCTGTTCCGCGAGCAGCGGCAGTTCAAGCGTGACCTGCTGTTCGATGGGCTGGATCGCACCCTGGATGCCGAGGCGCAGTTTCGCCTGGTCTGGCAACGGATGATCCGCTACAGCCGCGAACACCCGGATACCTACCGGTTTCTGGAAATGCAGGACCATCGCCCCTACCTGGACAGCGAAAGCCGGCAACTGGAGCAGCGGTTTTTTGCGCCATTGGTCAGCCAATACCGGGATTATCAGGCTCAAGGGGTGTATCGCAGCGACCTGCGCGCCGAGGTACTGATGGCCATGGTCTGGGGTTGCTTTGCCAACCTGATCAAGTGCGAGCGCGAGGGCCTGTTGACGCTGGAACAGGCCGATCTGGATGCCGCCTGCACCACGTGCTGGTCGATGCTGACCGGCTGA
- a CDS encoding ABC transporter permease subunit encodes MSKRPSFSTVMLWLGLIFIYLPMIILVIYSFNASRLVTVWGGWSVHWYVGLLDNTQLMNSVKRSLQIAFFTATAAVALGTLAAFVMTRIKRFRGRTLFSGLVTAPLVMPEVITGLSLLLLFVAMAQLVGWPAERGMVTIWIAHVTFCTAYVAVVVSGRLGELDQSVEEAAMDLGARPWKTFLLITVPMIAPSIAAGWLLSFTLSLDDLVLASFVSGPGSTTLPMEVFSAVRLGVKPEINAVASLILLAVSVFTLIGWLIARSAEKRRSQPPAEEEAITWQAVIDSRRN; translated from the coding sequence ATGAGCAAGCGTCCCTCCTTCTCCACCGTCATGCTCTGGCTGGGCCTGATCTTCATCTATCTGCCGATGATTATTCTGGTCATCTACTCGTTCAACGCCTCGCGCCTGGTTACCGTCTGGGGCGGCTGGTCGGTGCACTGGTACGTTGGCCTGCTGGACAACACCCAGTTGATGAACTCGGTCAAACGCAGTCTGCAGATCGCCTTCTTCACCGCCACCGCGGCGGTGGCGCTGGGCACCCTGGCCGCCTTTGTGATGACCCGCATCAAGCGCTTCCGTGGCCGCACCCTGTTCTCCGGGCTGGTGACTGCGCCGCTGGTCATGCCGGAAGTGATCACCGGTCTGTCGCTGCTGCTGCTGTTTGTAGCCATGGCGCAGTTGGTCGGCTGGCCCGCTGAGCGCGGCATGGTCACCATCTGGATCGCCCACGTGACCTTCTGTACTGCCTACGTCGCGGTGGTGGTCAGCGGCCGTCTGGGCGAGCTGGATCAGTCGGTTGAAGAAGCGGCGATGGATCTCGGTGCGCGGCCGTGGAAAACCTTCCTGCTGATCACCGTGCCGATGATTGCCCCCTCGATCGCGGCGGGCTGGCTGCTGTCCTTTACCCTGTCGCTGGACGACCTGGTACTGGCCAGTTTCGTCTCCGGCCCCGGCTCCACCACCCTGCCGATGGAAGTCTTCTCCGCCGTGCGCCTTGGCGTGAAGCCCGAAATCAACGCGGTTGCCAGTCTGATTCTGCTGGCGGTGTCGGTCTTTACCCTGATCGGCTGGTTGATCGCTCGCAGCGCCGAAAAGCGCCGCAGCCAACCACCTGCCGAGGAAGAGGCCATCACCTGGCAGGCCGTCATCGACAGCCGTCGTAACTGA
- a CDS encoding ABC transporter permease subunit encodes MKMPRLTPPGRFWVISVPYLWLFLFFLLPFAIVLKISFSEAAIAIPPYQPIFQYVEQKLNVALNLGNYIFLSQDGLYLSAYLGSLKIAFFSTLICLLLGYPMAYAIARAPKEKQLVYLLLVMMPTWTAILIRVYAWMGILSNNGLLNSVLMGLGLISEPLQILNTNTAVYIGVVYAYLPFMVLPLYANLVKHDHSLLEAAMDLGAGKIKAFWSITVPLSKTGIIAGSMLVFIPVVGEFVIPELLGGPETLMIGKVLWQEFFNNRDWPVASALAIVMLVILIVPLALFHYNQAKEMEKKS; translated from the coding sequence ATGAAAATGCCACGCCTGACACCGCCCGGGCGCTTCTGGGTCATCAGCGTCCCGTACCTGTGGCTGTTCCTGTTCTTCCTGCTGCCCTTCGCCATCGTGCTGAAGATCAGCTTCTCGGAAGCCGCGATCGCCATTCCTCCCTATCAGCCGATCTTTCAGTACGTCGAGCAGAAACTCAATGTCGCGCTGAACCTCGGCAACTACATTTTCCTCAGCCAGGACGGCCTCTACCTGTCGGCCTATCTGGGCTCGCTGAAGATCGCCTTCTTCTCGACCCTGATCTGTCTGCTGCTGGGCTACCCGATGGCCTACGCCATCGCCCGTGCGCCCAAGGAAAAGCAGCTGGTCTACCTGCTGCTGGTGATGATGCCGACCTGGACCGCCATCCTCATCCGCGTCTACGCCTGGATGGGCATTCTCAGCAACAACGGCCTGCTCAACTCGGTGCTCATGGGCCTCGGCCTGATCAGCGAACCACTGCAGATTCTCAACACCAACACTGCGGTCTACATCGGCGTGGTCTACGCCTACCTGCCGTTCATGGTGCTGCCGTTGTACGCCAACCTGGTCAAGCACGACCACAGCCTGTTGGAAGCCGCCATGGATTTGGGCGCCGGCAAGATCAAGGCGTTCTGGAGCATCACCGTGCCATTGTCCAAAACCGGCATCATCGCTGGCTCCATGCTGGTGTTTATCCCGGTGGTCGGCGAGTTCGTGATTCCCGAACTGCTGGGCGGCCCGGAAACCCTGATGATCGGCAAGGTGCTGTGGCAGGAATTCTTCAATAACCGCGACTGGCCGGTAGCCTCGGCGCTGGCGATTGTCATGCTGGTGATCCTGATCGTGCCGCTGGCGCTGTTCCACTACAACCAAGCCAAGGAAATGGAGAAGAAGTCATGA
- a CDS encoding ABC transporter ATP-binding protein encodes MVGAAGAMKQAMAKAEPNDFVKIERISKRFDEALAVDDVSLSINRGEIFALLGGSGSGKSTLLRILAGFERPSEGRVLLDGQDITDLPPYERPINMMFQSYALFPHMTVEQNIAFGLKQDKLPKAEIDARVKEMLKLVHMTEYARRKPDQLSGGQRQRVALARSLAKRPKVLLLDEPMGALDKKLRTQMQLELVEIIERVGVTCIMVTHDQEEAMTMAQRIAIMHQGWIAQVGTPMDIYESPVSRHVAEFIGSVNIFEGEITADMEDHAIIQCDCLDKPIYVGHGITTRAQDKNIIYALRPEKVWVSAEKPEGEHNSSHGVVHDIAYLGGHSVYYIKLDSGKLVQAFFANSERRLPRPTWDDEVYISWDDDSGVILHS; translated from the coding sequence ATGGTTGGTGCAGCAGGAGCCATGAAACAGGCGATGGCCAAGGCCGAGCCCAATGATTTTGTGAAGATTGAGCGCATCAGCAAGCGCTTCGACGAGGCGCTGGCAGTCGATGACGTCAGCCTGAGCATCAACCGTGGCGAAATCTTCGCCCTGCTTGGCGGCTCGGGCTCAGGCAAATCAACGCTGCTGCGCATTCTTGCCGGCTTTGAACGCCCCAGCGAGGGCCGCGTGCTGCTGGACGGCCAGGACATAACTGACCTGCCGCCGTATGAGCGCCCGATCAACATGATGTTCCAGTCCTACGCGCTGTTTCCGCACATGACGGTCGAGCAGAACATCGCCTTTGGCCTCAAGCAGGACAAGCTGCCCAAGGCCGAGATTGATGCGCGCGTGAAGGAAATGCTCAAGCTGGTACACATGACCGAGTACGCTCGCCGCAAGCCGGATCAACTGTCCGGCGGCCAGCGTCAGCGCGTTGCCCTGGCCCGCTCGCTGGCCAAACGCCCCAAAGTACTGTTGCTGGACGAACCCATGGGCGCGCTGGACAAGAAACTGCGTACCCAGATGCAGCTGGAACTGGTCGAAATCATCGAGCGGGTTGGCGTGACCTGCATCATGGTGACCCACGACCAGGAAGAGGCCATGACCATGGCCCAGCGCATCGCCATCATGCATCAGGGCTGGATTGCCCAGGTCGGCACACCGATGGATATCTACGAGAGCCCGGTCAGCCGTCATGTTGCCGAGTTCATCGGCAGCGTGAATATCTTTGAAGGCGAGATCACCGCCGACATGGAAGACCACGCGATCATTCAGTGTGACTGCCTGGACAAACCGATTTACGTCGGCCACGGCATCACCACCCGCGCCCAGGACAAGAACATCATCTACGCCCTGCGCCCGGAAAAGGTTTGGGTCAGCGCCGAGAAGCCCGAGGGCGAGCACAACAGTTCCCACGGTGTGGTACACGATATCGCCTACCTGGGCGGCCACTCGGTGTATTACATCAAGCTCGACAGCGGCAAGCTGGTGCAGGCCTTCTTTGCCAACTCCGAACGCCGGCTGCCCCGTCCCACCTGGGACGACGAGGTGTACATCAGCTGGGATGACGACAGCGGGGTCATTCTACACTCATGA
- a CDS encoding polyamine ABC transporter substrate-binding protein: MKQSMHRSLLALTTATLLGSAVTAQAEGKLNIYNWSDYIAEDTIANFEQETGIKVTYDVYDANEVVDAKLLTGNSGFDIVVPTNNFLTKQVQAGVYMELDHSKLPNMSNLNPELMKQMESIDPGSKHSIPYLWGTNGIGYNVDKVKEVLGDDAPLDSWALIFDPQYASKLSSCGLTMLDSADEMLPSALSYLGLDPNSTNADDLKKAEELLLAVRPHITYFHSSRYISDLANGDICVAAGYSGDVFQAAYRAEEAENGVDINYIIPKEGTALWFDMMAIPKDAPNADNAHAFINYIMRPDVIAPITDYVAYANPNKASDELVDPEIRNDPAIYPTDEVLERLYVNVPRPMSAQRLMTRTWSRIKSGR; this comes from the coding sequence ATGAAGCAATCCATGCACCGGTCACTGCTCGCCCTGACCACGGCCACCCTGCTGGGTAGCGCCGTGACTGCGCAAGCCGAGGGCAAGCTGAATATCTATAACTGGTCGGACTATATCGCCGAAGACACCATTGCCAACTTCGAGCAGGAAACCGGCATCAAGGTCACCTACGACGTGTACGACGCCAACGAGGTGGTCGACGCCAAGCTGCTGACCGGCAATTCCGGCTTCGACATCGTGGTGCCCACCAACAACTTCCTGACCAAGCAGGTGCAGGCCGGCGTTTACATGGAGCTGGACCACAGCAAGCTGCCGAACATGAGCAACCTCAACCCCGAGTTGATGAAGCAGATGGAAAGCATCGACCCGGGCAGCAAGCACTCCATCCCCTACCTGTGGGGCACCAACGGCATTGGCTACAACGTCGACAAGGTGAAGGAAGTGCTGGGTGACGACGCCCCGCTGGACTCCTGGGCCCTGATCTTCGATCCGCAGTACGCCAGCAAGCTAAGCAGCTGCGGCCTGACCATGCTCGACTCCGCCGACGAGATGCTGCCCTCCGCGCTCAGCTATCTGGGCCTGGACCCGAACAGCACCAACGCCGACGACCTGAAAAAGGCTGAAGAACTGCTGCTGGCCGTGCGCCCGCACATTACCTATTTCCACTCCTCGCGCTACATCTCCGATCTGGCTAACGGCGACATCTGCGTAGCCGCCGGCTACTCCGGCGATGTTTTCCAGGCAGCCTATCGCGCCGAGGAAGCCGAGAACGGTGTCGACATCAACTACATCATTCCGAAAGAAGGCACCGCCCTGTGGTTCGACATGATGGCCATTCCCAAGGATGCGCCGAACGCCGACAACGCCCACGCCTTCATCAACTACATCATGCGTCCGGACGTGATTGCACCGATTACCGACTACGTCGCCTACGCCAACCCGAACAAGGCGTCTGACGAACTGGTTGACCCGGAAATCCGCAACGACCCGGCTATCTACCCGACTGACGAAGTGCTTGAGCGTCTGTACGTCAACGTGCCGCGCCCCATGTCGGCGCAGCGCCTGATGACCCGCACCTGGAGCCGCATCAAGTCCGGTCGGTAA
- a CDS encoding extracellular solute-binding protein, with the protein MKHLGKTLLATATAVSISAAAQAEEVVNVYNWSDYIAEDTLANFQEATGIRPIYDVFDSNEVLEAKLLSGSSGFDIVVPSNQFLGKQIKAGAFMPLDRSKLPNWQHLDPTLLRALETNDPGNQYAFPYLWGTTGIGYNPEKVKAVLGDDAPVNSWDLVFKPENMEKLASCGVAFLDAPAEIIPSALFYLGLDPNSGSAEDYPKAQELLMSVRPHITYFHSSKFITDLANGDICVAVGWSGDILQAAARADEADNGVEVKYVIPKEGAAMWFDMMAIPKDAKNVDNAYAFMDYILRPEVIAEISNYVAYANGNQASKPMIDESVLTDPGVYPSDETLAKLFTLAELPANIERTRTRVWTRVKSGQ; encoded by the coding sequence ATGAAGCATCTGGGCAAGACACTGCTGGCGACTGCGACGGCTGTATCTATCAGCGCAGCGGCGCAGGCAGAAGAGGTGGTTAACGTCTACAACTGGTCGGACTACATTGCCGAGGACACCCTGGCCAACTTCCAGGAGGCTACCGGCATTCGCCCGATCTATGACGTGTTCGACAGCAACGAGGTACTGGAAGCCAAGCTGCTTTCGGGCAGTTCCGGATTCGACATTGTGGTGCCCTCCAACCAGTTCCTGGGCAAGCAGATCAAGGCCGGCGCTTTCATGCCACTGGACCGCAGCAAGCTGCCAAACTGGCAACACCTGGACCCGACCCTGCTACGCGCACTGGAAACCAACGACCCGGGCAACCAGTACGCCTTCCCCTACCTGTGGGGCACCACCGGCATCGGTTACAACCCGGAGAAGGTCAAGGCCGTGCTGGGTGACGATGCGCCGGTCAACTCCTGGGACCTGGTGTTCAAACCGGAGAATATGGAGAAGCTGGCCTCCTGCGGCGTCGCCTTCCTGGATGCGCCGGCCGAGATCATCCCCTCTGCCCTCTTCTATTTGGGCCTGGACCCTAACAGCGGCAGCGCGGAGGACTATCCCAAGGCGCAGGAGCTGCTGATGAGCGTACGTCCGCACATCACCTACTTCCATTCTTCCAAGTTCATCACCGACCTGGCTAACGGCGATATCTGCGTCGCAGTGGGCTGGTCCGGCGACATTCTGCAGGCCGCCGCGCGCGCCGACGAAGCGGACAACGGGGTCGAAGTAAAGTACGTGATTCCCAAGGAAGGCGCCGCCATGTGGTTCGATATGATGGCCATTCCCAAGGACGCTAAAAATGTCGATAACGCCTATGCGTTTATGGATTATATTCTGCGCCCCGAGGTGATCGCCGAGATCTCCAACTACGTGGCCTACGCCAACGGCAACCAGGCGTCCAAGCCGATGATTGACGAAAGCGTGCTCACCGACCCGGGCGTTTATCCCAGCGACGAGACCCTGGCCAAACTCTTTACTCTGGCGGAGCTGCCGGCCAACATCGAGCGCACCCGGACCCGCGTCTGGACGCGCGTGAAATCCGGCCAGTAA
- a CDS encoding aspartate aminotransferase family protein: protein MSTHNTAALQAMDAAHYLHPFTDHKELGERGTRIIERAEGVYLWDSEGNKVLDGMAGLWCVNIGYGRTELAEAAYQQMLKLPYYNSFFQCTNPPAIELAKAIAEVAPEHMNHVFFTGSGSESNDTVLRMVRRYWDLKGKPGKKTIIGRVNGYHGSTVAGASLGGMSAMHEQGDLPIPGIVHIPQPYWYGEGGDMSPDEFGIWAAQQLEAKIQELGIDQVGAFIAEPIQGAGGVIIPPDTYWPEIKRILAKYEILLVIDEVICGFGRTGQWFASQHYDLKPDLMPIAKGMTSGYLPMGGVIVSDRVVETMVEHGGEFYHGYTYSGHPASAAVGLENLRIMRDEKIVEYVREEAAPYLQEKIAGLAEHRLVGEVRGVGLLGAIELVKDKATRERFPDKGSVGTLCRDLCVANGLVMRAVGDTMIMSPPLVISRSEIDELVDKAWTVLDQVAEQLGV from the coding sequence ATGAGCACACATAATACCGCCGCCCTGCAAGCCATGGACGCCGCCCATTACCTGCACCCCTTTACCGACCACAAGGAGCTGGGCGAGCGTGGCACGCGCATCATCGAGCGCGCCGAGGGGGTCTACCTGTGGGACAGTGAGGGCAACAAGGTGCTCGACGGCATGGCTGGCCTGTGGTGTGTGAATATCGGCTACGGCCGCACCGAGCTGGCCGAGGCGGCGTACCAGCAGATGCTCAAGCTGCCCTACTACAACAGCTTCTTTCAGTGCACCAACCCGCCGGCCATCGAGCTGGCCAAGGCGATTGCCGAGGTCGCCCCCGAGCACATGAACCATGTGTTCTTCACCGGCTCGGGCTCCGAGTCCAACGACACCGTGCTGCGCATGGTGCGCCGTTACTGGGATCTCAAGGGCAAGCCCGGCAAGAAAACCATCATCGGCCGCGTCAACGGTTACCACGGTTCTACCGTAGCCGGTGCCAGCCTCGGCGGCATGTCGGCGATGCATGAGCAGGGTGACCTGCCGATTCCTGGCATCGTGCACATCCCGCAGCCGTACTGGTACGGCGAGGGCGGTGACATGTCGCCGGACGAGTTCGGCATCTGGGCCGCGCAGCAGCTCGAAGCCAAGATCCAGGAGCTGGGCATCGACCAGGTCGGCGCCTTTATTGCCGAGCCGATCCAGGGCGCTGGCGGCGTGATCATTCCGCCGGACACCTACTGGCCGGAGATCAAGCGCATCCTGGCCAAGTACGAGATCCTGCTGGTGATCGATGAAGTGATCTGCGGCTTCGGTCGCACCGGCCAGTGGTTCGCCAGCCAGCACTACGATCTCAAGCCCGACCTGATGCCGATCGCCAAGGGCATGACCTCCGGCTACCTGCCGATGGGCGGCGTGATTGTCAGTGATCGCGTGGTCGAGACCATGGTCGAGCACGGCGGCGAGTTCTATCACGGCTACACCTATTCCGGGCACCCGGCCTCGGCTGCCGTTGGCCTGGAAAACCTGCGCATCATGCGCGACGAAAAGATCGTCGAGTATGTTCGCGAAGAAGCGGCACCGTATTTGCAAGAGAAAATCGCCGGCCTGGCAGAGCATCGCCTGGTCGGTGAAGTACGCGGTGTAGGCCTGCTCGGCGCCATCGAGCTGGTCAAAGACAAGGCCACCCGGGAACGCTTCCCGGACAAGGGCAGCGTCGGCACCTTGTGTCGCGATCTCTGTGTCGCCAACGGTCTGGTGATGCGCGCGGTGGGTGACACCATGATCATGTCGCCGCCGCTGGTCATCAGCCGCAGCGAGATCGACGAACTGGTCGACAAGGCCTGGACAGTGCTGGATCAGGTGGCCGAGCAACTGGGCGTCTGA